A window of the Lactobacillus gasseri ATCC 33323 = JCM 1131 genome harbors these coding sequences:
- a CDS encoding isoprenyl transferase encodes MSESKKSLNHLAIIMDGNGRWAKKRNLLRFVGHRHGMDNIRNIALAANEMGIKVLTLYAFSTENWARPTDEVNYLMRLPIDFFDKFMPELMENNVRVNIMGFLDELPEKTYLVTQKAMAETANNTGMVLNFAFNYGSRREITAGVQEIARQVKAGKINPSDIDEKMVSDHLLTHSLTPYDDPDLLIRTSGEERLSNFLLWQMAYTEFSFSNKLWPDFDKNDLENLVKDYYGRNRRFGKL; translated from the coding sequence AATCATTTAGCCATAATTATGGACGGTAATGGCAGATGGGCAAAAAAAAGAAATTTACTTCGGTTTGTTGGTCATCGTCATGGAATGGATAATATTCGAAATATTGCTCTAGCAGCAAATGAGATGGGAATCAAAGTCTTAACTCTCTATGCCTTTTCAACTGAGAATTGGGCAAGACCCACGGATGAAGTAAATTATTTGATGCGTTTGCCAATTGACTTTTTTGATAAGTTTATGCCTGAATTAATGGAAAATAATGTTCGGGTAAATATCATGGGCTTTTTAGATGAATTACCTGAGAAGACTTATCTAGTAACACAAAAGGCAATGGCAGAAACGGCTAATAATACCGGTATGGTCTTAAATTTTGCCTTTAATTATGGATCTCGACGTGAGATAACTGCTGGTGTCCAAGAAATTGCTCGTCAAGTAAAAGCAGGAAAAATAAATCCTAGTGATATTGATGAAAAGATGGTTTCTGATCATTTATTAACTCATTCCTTAACTCCATATGACGATCCTGATTTATTGATTAGAACCTCAGGAGAGGAACGTTTATCAAATTTCTTGTTATGGCAGATGGCCTATACTGAATTTAGTTTTTCAAATAAATTATGGCCAGATTTTGATAAAAATGATTTGGAAAACTTAGTTAAAGATTACTACGGACGTAATCGTCGATTTGGAAAATTGTAA